From a single Bacillus solimangrovi genomic region:
- a CDS encoding sigma factor G inhibitor Gin has product MSKIDERYKEACIICEEKKERGIHIFSEFICWECEQNIVHTETDENKYRYYVDKLQKISQSKLYS; this is encoded by the coding sequence ATGAGTAAGATAGATGAGAGATATAAAGAAGCATGCATTATTTGTGAAGAAAAGAAAGAGCGGGGAATTCATATTTTTTCAGAATTTATATGTTGGGAATGTGAACAAAATATTGTTCATACCGAGACGGATGAAAATAAATATAGATATTATGTGGACAAATTACAAAAGATTTCACAATCTAAATTATATTCTTAA